TCGACTCCTCCAGGAGTGTCACGACTGCGGCGTGGTTGACGTGGCCGTTTAGGTCCTGGTCCGACCACCGCGGGGAGATCCGGGTCCGGTATGCCTCAGGCATGGGCCAGCGTTTTCTGGTGCAGCAGCCAGTTCCGGACCAGCTCGGAGCTTTCGTTGAGCTCCGGCGGAGCGAGTGAGTAGTCCACCGGGGTGCGGGAGTACTCGACGGGATGCCGCACTGTGGGAATCTGCCGCGCCCCGCTGCCGGCCAGCACTACCGGCTGCAGCCCGAGCTGCTCGGCGAAATCAACCCCGCCGCGGACATCCTGGATCGGCGCGCACGGCAGCCCCGCCGCGGAGAGCTCAGAAAACCACTGCGCGGCGGACTGGGTGGCCAGCCGGGCGTGGAGGATGTCGCGCAGCTCGTCCCGGTGCGCATTGCGTTCCCGGGTCTTGGCGAACTTCGGGTGCCGGCCGACTTCGGGGATCGCCAGCGCCCCGCAGAGCCGGACGAACTGGGCATCATTGCCCGTGGCGATGATGATCATGCCGTCGCCGGTCTGCATCGGTGCGTACGGATACATACTGGGGTGCTCGTTGCCCATCCGGGCCGGCACCACACCGCCGGTCACGTAGGCCGCGGACTGGTTCACCATGCCGGACAGTGCGGAGGTCAGGAGGTTCAGCTCCACCAACTGGCCTTCGCCGGTCTGGTCCTTGTGGTGCATGGCCCCGAGGATGCCGATGGCCGCGTGCAGGCCGGTAATAACGTCAAAGAGGGCGATGCCGGCCCGGTACGGCTGCGTGTCCTGGTCACCGGTCAGGCTCATCATTCCCGAGGCGGCCTGCACAAGCAGGTCATAGCCCGGGATGTGCGCGCCTGCCCCGGTGCCGAACCCGGTGATGGAGGCGTAGATGATGTCCGGCTTCAGCTCCGCGGCGGCGGCATAGTCCAGACCCAGCCGCGCCATGTTGCCGGGCTTGAAATTTTCGATCATAACGTCTGCGGAGCGGATCAGCGAGCGCGCCACGTCCAGGTCCTCCGGGTCCTTCAGGTCCAGGGCAATGGAGTGCTTGTTGCGGTTCACGGCCAGGAAGAATGTGGCCTCGCCGTCGCGGACCGGGGGCATGTAGGTGCGGGTGTCGTCGCCGTCGGGGCCCTCGACCTTGATGACTGTGGCGCCCATATCGGCCAGCAGCATGGTGGCGTACGGACCAGCCAGCACCCGGCTGAAATCCGCAATGACGACGCCGGCCAGGGGCCCGGTGCCTTCCCGGCCCAGGACGTCAACGCCGGGCCCGGCTCCGCCTGCGGCGGGGCGGTTGCGCCCGCCGGCCGCCGGTTTACTGCTCGGTTGTGTCATTCTGTACCTCCGGTATGTGGTCTGCATCACCTACCCTCGCAAGCGGATTGATCCGCGTCCAATACGCATTTGGTGCTGGATTGATACCCCACCGCCATCAATGCCTATTTCGTTGTGTTGGGTATCTTGGGCATATGAACAATGACGTTTACCTGAGCGGAAGCTGACCTGGCGTGGAAATACAACAGATCCGGGCCTTCCTGGCCGTGGCCGAAGAATTGCACTTCGGCAGGGCCGCGCTCCGGCTCCACATGGCTCAACCGCCGCTGAGCCGGTCCATTCAACGGTTGGAACACGAACTCAAGGCACCGCTCTTTGTCCGGAGTACCCGGACGGTCCAGCTAACGCCGGAGGGCGAGGCACTGCTGGCGCCGGCCCGGGACATCCTGGCGGCCTGCCGTCGCTCAAGCCTCGCGGTCGCCTCGGCAGGCCGCGGCGAAACCGGTCGCGTGCGGGTCGCGTTTGCCGGCGTTTCCTCCCACGTGATGGTGGGCAAGCTCGCCAAGCGCGTCCGGGAGGCGCATCCGGGAATTGATTTTGAACTGTCCAGCTCCAACTTCGCCCTGCCGGCGATGGACAAGGTCCTGAGCGGTGCCATGGAGGTGGGCCTGGGCCGCTGGAACTTCATCCCGGCGCTCCTGGACTCGCGGATCGT
This genomic window from Arthrobacter sp. EM1 contains:
- a CDS encoding CoA transferase — encoded protein: MTQPSSKPAAGGRNRPAAGGAGPGVDVLGREGTGPLAGVVIADFSRVLAGPYATMLLADMGATVIKVEGPDGDDTRTYMPPVRDGEATFFLAVNRNKHSIALDLKDPEDLDVARSLIRSADVMIENFKPGNMARLGLDYAAAAELKPDIIYASITGFGTGAGAHIPGYDLLVQAASGMMSLTGDQDTQPYRAGIALFDVITGLHAAIGILGAMHHKDQTGEGQLVELNLLTSALSGMVNQSAAYVTGGVVPARMGNEHPSMYPYAPMQTGDGMIIIATGNDAQFVRLCGALAIPEVGRHPKFAKTRERNAHRDELRDILHARLATQSAAQWFSELSAAGLPCAPIQDVRGGVDFAEQLGLQPVVLAGSGARQIPTVRHPVEYSRTPVDYSLAPPELNESSELVRNWLLHQKTLAHA
- a CDS encoding LysR substrate-binding domain-containing protein is translated as MEIQQIRAFLAVAEELHFGRAALRLHMAQPPLSRSIQRLEHELKAPLFVRSTRTVQLTPEGEALLAPARDILAACRRSSLAVASAGRGETGRVRVAFAGVSSHVMVGKLAKRVREAHPGIDFELSSSNFALPAMDKVLSGAMEVGLGRWNFIPALLDSRIVANERLVVALYEAHPLSGRDSLNMADLADQPFVTLPEHPGSILHDHLRRLSGDAGYAAEIVQVAPDSQTLMALVAAEIGVALTVSSVPENFNHPGVIFLPLDGPAENIQLRLVWRNDNTSPALREVLRLSEEVLPSPDAGAH